A genome region from Manihot esculenta cultivar AM560-2 chromosome 5, M.esculenta_v8, whole genome shotgun sequence includes the following:
- the LOC110614628 gene encoding peroxisomal membrane protein 11A, whose amino-acid sequence MDSETSTQKPVITPAPIPKNLARPTTTKDRDFLNHLEVYLAKRDGVDKLLKISRYASKIILASSALPESLILTQRLKSFESSVGLSRKAFRLGKFVQDVNTLRNSSFDSKQEIVLSIIAYGGEGLYYFVEQFVWLAKAGLIDSKHSKKLGKISAWFEFIGYTGSISLKFRDLKKLNEDEICLESSIEVAVLRGNGYQAEEEKMRKLREKKLMKKLSIIQDFADGLMALADIRDGKGQLSAPVLVSFAGLVSALISTHKNWVSC is encoded by the coding sequence ATGGATTCAGAGACTTCAACTCAGAAACCGGTGATCACTCCGGCACCAATCCCTAAAAACCTAGCGCGACCTACCACAACCAAAGACAGAGACTTCCTCAACCACCTTGAAGTTTACCTAGCTAAGCGAGATGGCGTGGATAAGCTCCTTAAGATCTCTCGCTACGCCTCCAAGATCATTTTGGCTTCCTCAGCTCTTCCTGAATCGCTAATTCTAACTCAGCGTTTGAAGAGCTTCGAGTCTAGCGTAGGACTCAGTCGCAAAGCCTTTCGACTTGGGAAATTTGTGCAGGACGTCAACACTCTGAGAAACTCTAGTTTCGACTCAAAACAAGAAATTGTCCTCTCCATCATTGCTTATGGAGGCGAAGGCTTGTATTATTTTGTTGAACAGTTCGTTTGGCTGGCTAAAGCAGGCTTGATCGATAGCAAACACTCGAAAAAATTGGGAAAAATCAGTGCCTGGTTTGAATTTATTGGATACACAGGCAGTATTTCTCTCAAATTTAGGGATttgaagaaattaaatgaagatGAGATCTGTTTGGAATCTTCCATTGAGGTTGCCGTTTTGAGAGGGAATGGGTATCaagcagaagaagagaagatgagGAAGCTGAGAGAGAAGAAGTTGATGAAGAAACTTTCGATTATACAGGACTTCGCTGATGGGTTAATGGCGTTAGCAGATATTCGAGACGGGAAGGGGCAGCTCTCGGCGCCGGTCTTGGTGTCGTTTGCAGGACTCGTGTCTGCCTTGATTAGTACTCACAAGAACTGGGTCTCTTGCTGA